GCGTGGCTCCGGGCAGTCTGCCGGCGGTGAAGTATCTCATCCAGAATATGAAGCTTTCCGATGCGATCAAACTGGCCCGGAATGCGATGAAGAAGACGGATCCTCGGACCATCGAGCAGGAAGCCAACCAGTTTTACCTCGATCGAATCGGCTCGATGTAGGCGCGGTTCCGATCAGGGAGTTCAGGCTGCCGTTCCCTTGATCCCGGTGGCGAGCAGAGTGACGAAACTGGGCTCCTGTTCCTCCTTGGCGACCGCCGTCACCTCGACCTTCTTGAATCCCGCGTTCTTGAGGTAGCGGTCGAGGGTGCTTTCCTTGAAGCCGAGCCAGCGGTCCGCATAGAGCTCACGGGCTTTCTCGAAACCGTGTTCCTTCAGGTCGAGTCTCAGGAGAGTTCCTCCGGGCTTGAGGATGCGAAACGCCTCATCGATCGCCACCTGCGGGTGCTGGGCGTGGTGCAGAGCCTGGCTGAGGATGGCCAGATCGACCGACTGGTCAGGCATCGGAACGTTCTCGATGTCTCCAAGGCGGTATTCGAGGTTGTCGAGTCCGTTTTTCAGGGCCAATTCGGTCCCGACCTCCACCATGCGCGGTGAATTGTCGATGCAGGTCACGTGGTCCGCCCGCCGGGCGATGAGCTGGGAGATGAGGCCTTCGCCCGCCCCAAGATCCGCGACCGAGATGGAGGGAACAAGGTGAAGCAGGAAGTGACCGATGGCCTCCCACGATCGTCCCGGACAGTAATTCCGCCCCAACCGGCCCGCGATGAGGTTGAAATACTTCTCGGCCACCTGGCGTCGACGGCTGATCAGGCTCTCCAGCATCTCCTGATCGCGCAGCATCTCCGGTTGGGTGGCCACAAGACCACGTGCCGTGTCGATCAGGGTCCGTTCCGCCGGGAGAAGGTTGGGGTGGATCGAATAGAATGAATTCTTTCCCTCCCGCCGGTCGATCACCAGATCGGCCTTCCGGAGAAGCGATAACTGTGAGGAAATCCTGGACTGGGCCATTTCCAGAATCTCCTGGATCTCCGCCACCGCGAGTTCCTCGCGGTGAAGAAGGCAGATCAGTCTGAGCCGTGTCGGATCAGCCAGGAGTTTGAGGATTTCCCAGGGCGCTTTCAATCCGGCCCCCCGGGTTACGCCGATTGGTCGATGTAACGGGCGATCGCCTTGATCGTGACCACGTTCTGGTGGTCGCCGATCTGCAGGCTGATCTCATCGCCGACGCGTTTTGAGAGCAGGGATGCTCCGAGGGGGGTCTTGTAGGAGATGATGTGGTTGTCCGGGTCTCCGTCCCATGCCCCGAGAATCGTATAGGTGATCTCGGCATTGTTCTTGGTGTCGAGGACGGTGACCACACTGCCGACACCGACCACGTCCGTGGTCGCATCGGAGAAATCGGTCACCTGGGCTTGGGCCATCTCGACTTCGAGCTGGGCTTTGCGCGAAAGGAGGACGGCCTGGTCCTGCTTGGCCATCTTGAACTCCGAATTCTCCTTGAGGTCTCCGTGTTCACGGGCGGTCGCGATGGCACGGCTGTTTTCCGGGATCTTCTTGGAAACGAGTTTTTCGTATTCCTTGACCCGGGCATCGTGACTCTCACGGGACACGAGGAGGCGCTCACTCGCCTGTTCCGACTCGCCGGCCACCAGGGTCTGGACTGCCGGGAACTGTTTGATGAATCGGGCCAGCAGCGACTTTTTCGTCAATTCCTCGAATCCCTGGTTGAGCATGAGGTTGTTGGCGAGGTCGCGCGCGGTTTCGGGGTCGGCCGTGGAAAGGAGGTCGGGAATGAGATCGGTATCGTCGCTCAATTCCTCGCCGAGGGGTATCCGGCGGGACCCGGCCGTCTGGAGGGCCTCGTAATCGATTGCGAAGAAGATCGCATTGAGGAGGCGGGGACCGATCAGGTCGTGGAGAAACGCCGAATACTTACGGGAATTCCGGTTCTTGACGATCCAGAGCAGGACCGGGGCACGGAGATTCTGCTCGGTCTGCCAACGCTGGAAGGTACTGGAGACCTCCTTGGCCGAAGCGTTTTCGATCAGGAAATTGACACAGTCGGTGGTCAGCTTGCCCTGGCTCGTTTTGAGCAGGTTGAAAGTGATTTCCTTCCACTCGATCGGATGGGCCTTCTTGAGCACTTCCAGCAAACGACCATGCAGGGTGGTCGGCAACTCGGAGGCGATGTCTTCCAGCAGGTGAGTGTCCCCGACAAGCGTTTCGACGGCCGGTTCGATCGGGTCCTCGCGCTTGAGCACTTTGGCCAGGTCATCGCGAACCCAGGCGCCATGAAGGCGCTCGGAGGCCGTCAATTGATTGCTTTCCGCCACGACCGAGGCGACCGCCTCGAGTACCGGGATG
This is a stretch of genomic DNA from Opitutaceae bacterium. It encodes these proteins:
- a CDS encoding metalloregulator ArsR/SmtB family transcription factor, which codes for MKAPWEILKLLADPTRLRLICLLHREELAVAEIQEILEMAQSRISSQLSLLRKADLVIDRREGKNSFYSIHPNLLPAERTLIDTARGLVATQPEMLRDQEMLESLISRRRQVAEKYFNLIAGRLGRNYCPGRSWEAIGHFLLHLVPSISVADLGAGEGLISQLIARRADHVTCIDNSPRMVEVGTELALKNGLDNLEYRLGDIENVPMPDQSVDLAILSQALHHAQHPQVAIDEAFRILKPGGTLLRLDLKEHGFEKARELYADRWLGFKESTLDRYLKNAGFKKVEVTAVAKEEQEPSFVTLLATGIKGTAA
- a CDS encoding GreA/GreB family elongation factor translates to MKRKPELKPLRQKLEAMQPGTYCIHRSWGFGKIVSYDDADGKLVIDFEGKAGHRMDPAFCVTTMDVLAPDHILARKQTESETIEKMITEKPVDLVIELLKQYPNEAATGVELESVLQDVVGEARFKRWWTAAKKALAKDPRIAAPAKKTECYSVRDEPVSVEDEILEDFRATQSARRRILLAEKLLATDSGKDGSHEELIPVLEAVASVVAESNQLTASERLHGAWVRDDLAKVLKREDPIEPAVETLVGDTHLLEDIASELPTTLHGRLLEVLKKAHPIEWKEITFNLLKTSQGKLTTDCVNFLIENASAKEVSSTFQRWQTEQNLRAPVLLWIVKNRNSRKYSAFLHDLIGPRLLNAIFFAIDYEALQTAGSRRIPLGEELSDDTDLIPDLLSTADPETARDLANNLMLNQGFEELTKKSLLARFIKQFPAVQTLVAGESEQASERLLVSRESHDARVKEYEKLVSKKIPENSRAIATAREHGDLKENSEFKMAKQDQAVLLSRKAQLEVEMAQAQVTDFSDATTDVVGVGSVVTVLDTKNNAEITYTILGAWDGDPDNHIISYKTPLGASLLSKRVGDEISLQIGDHQNVVTIKAIARYIDQSA